In Fulvia fulva chromosome 10, complete sequence, a single window of DNA contains:
- a CDS encoding ATP-dependent RNA helicase HAS1: protein MCSMSSLSHLYPHNLTMSKEFISDSTQKRKRKHSNKPALMSGALPSPEADEAEDQEVEAQARKKAKKEHKKRKQVDVAEEDDKPEVQSSKAPKANKVKAEVGAETNGVEVDEREEPKKKKSKKDKKDKKERRKEKEQVEEEEPQEAHEEEIGAEEQVNQELKDAAAGAEAEVVEDDFTGFESENEDGGDDVKVNGDAEEQDDEKDDAAETHTNGDLGAPSDLPSALGVSLPETKAEPQKFTELNLSERTMKAITDMPFDTMTEIQRRGIPPLLAGRDVLGAAKTGSGKTLAFLIPAVEMLHSLRFKPRNGTGVIVVSPTRELALQIFGVARELMEHHSQTFGIVIGGANRRAEAEKLAKGVNLLIATPGRLLDHLQNTQGFVFKNVKALVIDEADRILEVGFEDEMRQIVKILPKEDRQTMLFSATQTTKVEDLARISLRPGPLFINVDHAEEHSTVAGLEQGYVMCDSDMRFRLLFTFLKRHPNKKIIVFFSSCNCVKYYSELLNYIDLPVLDLHGKQKQQKRTNTFFEFCNAKHGTLICTDVAARGLDIPAVDWIVQFDPPDDPRDYIHRVGRTARGANAKGKSLMFLQPSEVGFLNHLKEAKVPLVEFEIPPKKILDIQSQLEMLIGKNYYLNKSAKDGYRSYLQAYASHSLRSVFNIYSLDLKKVAKGFGFAVPPKVDINLGASMKKPDQARRAYGSQPKQKFSQGKRRQ from the exons ATGTGCAGCATGTCTTCCTTGTCGCATCTCTATCCGCACAACCTCACAATGTCCAAAGAATTCATCTCCGACTCGACGCAGAAGCGAAAGCGAAAGCATAGCAATAAGCCTGCCCTGATGTCTGGCGCGCTACCATCACCCGAGGCCGACGAGGCGGAGGACCAAGAGGTTGAGGCGCAGGCGAGGAAGAAAGCGAAGAAGGAGCATAAAAAGCGCAAGCAGGTGGATGTGGCGGAGGAGGATGATAAACCTGAGGTGCAGTCGTCGAAGGCGCCGAAGGCGAACAAGGTGAAGGCGGAGGTGGGGGCGGAAACGAATGGTGTGGAGGTGGATGAGAGGGAAGAgccgaagaagaagaagtcgaAGAAGGATAAGAAGGACAAGAAAGAGCGCAGGAAGGAGAAAGAGCAGGTCGAAGAAGAAGAGCCGCAAGAAGCACACGAAGAAGAGATTGGCGCCGAAGAGCAGGTCAATCAGGAACTGAAAGATGCGGCTGCTGGCGCGGAGGCGgaagtagtagaagacgacTTCACAGGCTTCGAGTCTGAGAATGAAGATGGCGGCGACGATGTGAAAGTCAACGGCGACGCCGAAGAGCAAGACGACGAGAAGGATGATGCCGCAGAAACACACACCAATGGCGACCTGGGCGCACCTTCCGACCTACCCTCAGCGTTGGGCGTCTCTCTGCCAGAAACGAAAGCCGAACCGCAAAAGTTCACCGAGCTGAACCTCTCCGAGCGAACGATGAAGGCCATCACCGACATGCCATTCGACACCATGACCGAGATCCAGCGACGAGGTATTCCACCGCTTTTAGCTGGCAGAGACGTGCTTGGAGCGGCCAAAACGGGCTCTGGAAAGACGTTGGCATTCTTGATACCCGCAGTGGAAATGCTGCACTCGCTGCGTTTCAAGCCGCGAAATGGCACTGGTGTGATTGTGGTGTCGCCTACGAGAGAGCTTGCGCTGCAGATCTTTGGTGTGGCACGAGAGTTGATGGAGCATCACTCGCAGACGTTTGGCATTGTCATTGGTGGTGCGAATCGAAGAGCAGAGGCTGAGAAGCTCGCGAAGGGTGTGAATTTGCTCATTGCGACACCTGGACGGCTACTTGATCATTTGCAGAACACACAAGGGTTCGTGTTCAAGAACGTCAAGGCACTTGTCATCGATGAGGCGGACCGCATCCTGGAGGTTGGGTTCGAAGATGAGATGCGCCAGATTGTGAAGATTCTGCCCAAAGAAGATCGACAGACAATGCTTTTCTCTGCGACACAGACTACGAAGGTCGAGGATCTGGCACGGATATCGTTACGACCGGGACCACTTTTCATCAACGTCGACCACGCAGAAGAGCACAGTACCGTGGCCGGACTCGAGCAGGGATATGTCATGTGCGACTCCGACATGCGATTCCGTCTCCTCTTCACCTTTTTGAAACGCCACCCGAACAAGAAGATCATCGTCTTCTTTAGCAGTTGCAACTGCGTCAAGTACTACTCGGAACTCCTCAACTACATCGACCTACCAGTACTCGATTTACACGGCAAGCAGAAACAACAAAAGCGCACCAACACATTCTTCGAATTCTGCAACGCGAAGCACGGCACCCTGATCTGCACAGACGTCGCAGCACGAGGTCTTGACATTCCCGCCGTGGACTGGATCGTGCAGTTCGACCCACCTGATGACCCGCGAGACTATATCCACCGTGTCGGACGAACAGCACGGGGCGCCAATGCGAAGGGCAAGTCGTTGATGTTCCTCCAGCCGAGCGAGGTTGGGTTCTTGAATCATTTGAAGGAAGCCAAGGTCCCGCTGGTGGAGTTCGAGATCCCGCCGAAGAAGATTTTGGATATTCAGAGTCAGCTCGAGATGTTGATTGGCAAGAACTACTATCTCAACAAG TCCGCCAAAGATGGCTACCGCTCATACCTCCAAGCCTACGCATCACATTCTCTCCGCTCCGTCTTCAATATCTACAGCCTCGATCTGAAGAAGGTCGCGAAGGGATTTGGGTTTGCCGTGCCGCCGAAGGTCG